ATACATACATTTCCAACGAGTTTAAATTGGAAGGCAACGTCAGGAGCAAAGGTTCGTCAGGGAGAATTGATATACTTGCATTTAACCCTAAAACCAAGCGCTTTGTAGTTTTTGAATTGAAAAAAGATTTTGACAGAAATGTCAACGAACAAGCGAGTGACTATCGGGATTTCATTGAAGACAACTTTGCCGAAATATATTTACAAAGTGCTCAAAAATATGACGTTTCTCTACCTAAGTACAACGAAATCAGTAAAGATGTAGAAGTTATCGTACTCTCGAAGTATTTTTCTCAAACAGATATTGACCGAGCTAAAAAGCGTAAAGAGATAATCACTCTAATCAGATATTTTTGGTTTGAAAATGAACTTTTCTTGTATGATTATTTAAACAACGACCCTGACGATTTGATCGAGAAGGAAAATACAGAGAAAATTAAAAAAATTAAGAGCGTTATCGAAGGCAAGCCTTTGATTTCTGAAACAGACATTTTTTTCGCGAAAAAAGAGGAAAGCAAGAAGCTGTATAATTTGTTTTATGATTTTCTTGCTTCAATAACTGATGTGACGGTTACTGTCCAAGATACGAAAATCAAGTTAGAAACCAATTTTGGTCAGCGGTTTTCAGTCATTGGATATAGCGGAAAAACCGGTAGGAAGTCTTATTTGCAAATAAATACGGATATTGATGTCTTGGGGAGCCAAAAGTTAATTTTTGACGATAGGCTGCGACCGGATGGAACTAAAAAGGGCAGTCTTGGTTCAGAACGATATGAGGTATTTATTCAAAATGAAGACCAACTGTCTGAACTCATGATTTTTGTCCGCAATTTTATCCAAAACCAGAATTAGACAAACGCGACAACGGCGAACCCAACAAGGTCGCGTGGTACGCTTTCGGTAGAAGTCAAGGTTTGGACACAAGTTTTGGCAAAAAAATCATCTTCTCGCCCATGAATCGTCGCCCCAACTTCGTGTTTTACGAAAACGAAGATTGCACTTTTTACTCTGGCTACTGCATCAAATTCAACGGGGATTCAGAATGGCTCTTGGAGCAGCTCAATTCTGAGAGAATGCAGCGATTCATTGAGGTGTCGAGCAGAGATTTTAGAGGCGGTTGGAAAGCCTACAACAAGAAGGTTGTTGAAAATTTCATTGTCGAAATGCCTCCATTGGTGACAACCTGAGGCAATTCCACTACCTCATCTTCCCTAGCGCCGAATCCCCTAGCGTTTTCAGCACCGACGGGTTGGCCATGCCCGTGTGCCGCTCCAGCACCACGCCTTTGGGGTCGAGAAACAGCACGGTCGGCAACGCTTTCACCTCATATATGGAGGCGAGCGTCTGTCCGGGAGAGGAGTCGAAGTCAGTGCGGAAGTTCAGGAAATTCATGTTGAGGTAGCGGAACGTCTCGGGCTGGGTGAAAATTTCCTCCTCCATGACTTTGCAGGGGGCGCACCAAGCGGCATAAAATTCCACAAAGACAGGTTTTTTTTCTCGTTGCGCCTGCTCCAACACGGGCATCAGGCGCTCGGTGTCGAGCCATGCGATGGAGCCGGGGCCGGGAGCAGTGGCGATGGCGGCGGGTGGCTTGGGAGCGCTTGCGGGTCGCGGGCGCGGCTGGGCGGGCTGTTGTGTGGGGCGGGAAGCATTGCAGGCCATAAGCGCCCAAAAACAAAGCAAAGGGAAAATGCGAAGCATGGCAGGAGCGTGGATATATCTGTGAGTCTGCTTGAAAATGCGCTATGAACGCAAACGCATCAAAGTGCGGTATTTCAGGTAAGTCTCCAATGCGGCAATTTTGCAGATTGTCCATCCTGCTCGACCGTCGAGGAAGCCCAACTTCAGAAAATAGTTTCTCAAAAACTTGGCAAGGGGGCTTAACAACACCTGAAACCAACTTGCCCGACGGCCTTGCGCGTGCAAGGCCCGTGCGGCCAAATCCGCGTATCGCCGCACCCGCTCTATGTGTTCTTGCTTGTCGTAATAGCTGTAATGCAACAAATCGCCTGTTAAATGACCCACGCGGCTGCCGTGGCTCATTTCCACCTTTTCATGCACCGCGTTGTCGCCCCAACGCGCCTTGCGCTTGTCGAACAAACGCAGCTTGCGGTCGGGGTACCAGCCCGAATGGTGAATCCATTGGCCGCAATAATTGGTGAGGCGGTTCATAGTGTAGCCCTCATGTCGCCAATCTTCTTTTGCCCGAAGGATGGAGGTGCGGAGCGCCTCGCTCAGTGCCTCGTCCGCGTCAAGAGAAAGGATGTAAGGGTGCGAGGCTTGGGCGTTGCCCCAGTTTTTCTGCTGCCCGTAGCCCTCGAAGGCGTGTTGCACAACACGCGCCCCTTTGGATTCACAAATCGCCTGCGTCTCGTCGGTCGAAAAAGAATCCACCACGACGACCTCGTCGGCCACGCCCGCGAGCGAGTCGAGGCAGCGCCCGATGTTGCGGGCTTCGTTGAGGGTGATGACGACGGCTGAAATTTGCATGGCTTGGAGGTGTGAGGGTTTGAAGGTTTTTCCCTTCAAACCCCCAAACCGTTTTTATTGTCCGATGAGGATAGGCGCGGTTTTGCCGCTGCCCATGATGACGACTTTGGAGTTGGGCGAGGTGGCAAGTTCTTTTTGCACCTGAATCTGCTCGTATTGGAGCAGTTTGTCGGTCAAAGTAGATGTCAGGATGCGTTGGTAATCGGCGATGCCTTGAGCCTCCACGCGCTTGCGCTCAGCCTCCTGTCTTTCTTTTTCGAGCACGAATTTCATCTTTTGGGCTTCTTGCTCGGCGTTGATTTTCGACTCGATGGTCTGCTTCACCGAGGTGGGCAGGTTGATGTTGCGGATGAGCAGTTGTTCGAGTATCAGGCCGCTTTTTCGAAACTCGTCGTCGAGCGATTTGAAGAGGCGCTGCTGAAACTCGTCGCGCTTGGTCGAGTAGAGCGACACGGCATCGTAGTAGGCTGCAAAGTCGCGGATTTTGGTGCGGGTGAGTGGGCGCACGATGACGTCGCGGTAGCCTTGGCCGAGATTGCGGAGTATTTCTGGGGCTTTTT
This portion of the Saprospiraceae bacterium genome encodes:
- a CDS encoding thioredoxin family protein, with product MLRIFPLLCFWALMACNASRPTQQPAQPRPRPASAPKPPAAIATAPGPGSIAWLDTERLMPVLEQAQREKKPVFVEFYAAWCAPCKVMEEEIFTQPETFRYLNMNFLNFRTDFDSSPGQTLASIYEVKALPTVLFLDPKGVVLERHTGMANPSVLKTLGDSALGKMR
- a CDS encoding glycosyltransferase family 2 protein; amino-acid sequence: MQISAVVITLNEARNIGRCLDSLAGVADEVVVVDSFSTDETQAICESKGARVVQHAFEGYGQQKNWGNAQASHPYILSLDADEALSEALRTSILRAKEDWRHEGYTMNRLTNYCGQWIHHSGWYPDRKLRLFDKRKARWGDNAVHEKVEMSHGSRVGHLTGDLLHYSYYDKQEHIERVRRYADLAARALHAQGRRASWFQVLLSPLAKFLRNYFLKLGFLDGRAGWTICKIAALETYLKYRTLMRLRS
- a CDS encoding prohibitin family protein; this encodes MFFVFLGLLVIAVGATLAKVNYRMANLGKTSRYVGIGLILLGFSTACFVQIQPGEVGVQTLFGKVQQGVLTEGLNVINPLVDIKRFSVRTQNYTMSGVEDERERLGDDAIHVLSADGLEVVIDMTVLYRVMGEKAPEILRNLGQGYRDVIVRPLTRTKIRDFAAYYDAVSLYSTKRDEFQQRLFKSLDDEFRKSGLILEQLLIRNINLPTSVKQTIESKINAEQEAQKMKFVLEKERQEAERKRVEAQGIADYQRILTSTLTDKLLQYEQIQVQKELATSPNSKVVIMGSGKTAPILIGQ